The proteins below are encoded in one region of Silene latifolia isolate original U9 population chromosome 2, ASM4854445v1, whole genome shotgun sequence:
- the LOC141641908 gene encoding F-box protein SKIP23-like, with protein sequence MEYNFNLLDEFKILGVAKLHTLHYVTDIENRYMRGFSYFNLSYVRKVIPMSDLGKRFLVLFGEKGKLAMSSVDSHQWSYIDTRNYEFDDILNLGGQLYAIDTIGRLVMINSTTLDLVEVASPPKGIEYDVKIMYLVCSDGFLYLVYRGFVGGEAWWGRYTLGKRSQSWIEFRPILERECSPKIIGEPKDVGVLMFDKQNRAWVRVENLGNKLFFVTKYATFSVTAKQLGWSEGSFICFMCKDFHNGPDFGKAPIVYKVEGNVCWKQEDLLHSDIMVEFGPPPNWICPMLHSTRTSGGARES encoded by the coding sequence ATGGAATATAATTTTAATCTTCTAGACGAATTTAAGATCTTGGGTGTGGCTAAGCTCCATACCCTACATTATGTCACCGACATCGAAAACCGTTATATGAGAGGTTTCTCTTATTTCAACCTAAGTTATGTGCGTAAAGTTATTCCAATGTCCGATTTGGGAAAACGGTTCTTGGTATTGTTTGGTGAAAAAGGAAAACTAGCTATGTCGTCCGTAGATAGTCATCAGTGGAGTTATATAGACACCCGTAATTACGAGTTTGATGATATTTTAAATCTTGGAGGTCAATTGTATGCAATCGATACAATTGGTAGGCTTGTGATGATTAATTCTACAACACTCGATCTTGTTGAAGTCGCTTCTCCACCCAAGGGAATCGAATATGATGTTAAAATCATGTATCTAGTGTGCTCGGACGGGTTCTTGTATTTAGTATATAGAGGTTTTGTGGGTGGCGAAGCATGGTGGGGAAGATATACACTCGGGAAGAGAAGCCAATCCTGGATTGAGTTTAGACCAATACTTGAGAGGGAATGTAGTCCTAAAATAATTGGCGAGCCAAAGGATGTCGGAGTTTTGATGTTCGACAAGCAAAACCGTGCGTGGGTAAGAGTCGAAAACTTAGGGAACAAACTGTTTTTCGTAACAAAGTATGCTACGTTTTCTGTTACTGCAAAACAACTAGGATGGAGTGAAGGGAGTTTCATTTGCTTTATGTGTAAAGATTTTCATAATGGCCCGGATTTCGGTAAGGCTCCTATCGTCTATAAAGTCGAAGGTAACGTCTGTTGGAAACAAGAGGACTTATTGCATTCCGATATCATGGTTGAATTTGGTCCTCCTCCAAATTGGATTTGCCCTATGCTACATTCAACCAGAACTAGTGGTGGAGCGAGGGAGAGCTAG
- the LOC141641909 gene encoding hypersensitive-induced response protein-like protein 2 encodes MGQAFGCLVVTQSNVGITEKFGKFEEILEPGCHFVPWFLGKTAVGTLSLRVQQLDVRCQTKTKDNVFATVVVSIQYQALRERAKNAFYSIGGCKYLIKNHVSDVVRSTLPRYELDAAFEHKDKIAKAIELKAGKATSAYGYHIVKALIVDVEPDASVKKAMNEINSPTRMRAAANDKAEAEKIVQIKKAEGEAEAKYLHGLGIARQRQAIVDGLRDSVLNFSDHVPGMTSKDIMDMVLITQYFDTMKDIGASTKSTSIFIT; translated from the exons ATGGGACAAGCATTCGGGTGTTTGGTTGTTACACAGTCGAATGTAGGAATTACAGAGAAGTTTGGCAAATTTGAGGAGATTTTGGAGCCAGGATGTCACTTTGTTCCTTGGTTTTTAGGCAAGACAGCAGTCGGAACTCTTTCTTTGCGCGTTCAGCAACTTGATGTTCGCTGTCAGACCAAAACTAAG GATAATGTTTTTGCGACTGTCGTGGTATCAATTCAGTATCAGGCACTGAGAGAGCGAGCAAAGAATGCATTTTATTCCATTGGCGGCTGTAAATATCTGATTAAGAACCATGTTTCCGATG TCGTTCGATCAACTCTCCCTAGGTACGAGCTTGATGCTGCATTCGAGCACAAGGATAAAATCGCCAAAGCTATAGAACTCAAGGCCGGAAAG GCTACATCAGCTTACGGATATCATATTGTCAAAGCGCTTATAGTCGACGTTGAACCTGATGCCAGTGTCAAGAAAGCCATGAATGAAATAAATTCAC CCACAAGAATGAGGGCAGCAGCAAACGACAAGGCAGAAGCAGAGAAGATAGTACAAATAAAGAAAGCAGAGGGAGAGGCAGAGGCCAAGTACCTACATGGGCTCGGAATAGCTAGGCAACGCCAAGCGATAGTGGACGGGCTGAGGGACAGTGTGCTCAACTTCTCGGATCATGTCCCGGGGATGACTTCTAAGGATATCATGGACATGGTCTTGATAACTCAGTACTTTGATACCATGAAAGACATTGGTGCATCAACCAAGTCAACCTCTATTTTCATCACTTAA